The Larus michahellis chromosome 8, bLarMic1.1, whole genome shotgun sequence nucleotide sequence tatttttttttcatcagacaTGGAAAATAATTCTTACCTTGTAGGGACAAAATCTTGCAGCCAGAAATAGGAGATCAGCGTTGACAGTATAATAGAGAGAGAGGTTGCAAATCCCTTTAAAATGTTGTCCGCGTATTTTATAACAGCAGCAATCACCAGCCCTCCAAGTGCCTGAAAAAATATTGAGGTTTGGATTTGCAGCCTGCCAATTCCACTGAGAGCACCTATTTTAACAACATGGGCTTACTTTAGGAAAAGCCTTTGTTTATGTTTAGGagcattacatttattttatgttatggaTATGTACTGTTGAAGATAAATATTCGCGGAGTCCTTCTTTTCCCATTAAAGAAATTGTTGATCATATTACCATCATTAAATTAGTGGAAGTGCTTGTACTATACATTTTTAGCCACAGGAGGAAgggtatatatattttttttaaaacattgcaaaAGAAGTAAGGTATACATGCTTTTATGTTGCACAATACTTAGTCATATACTTGCTATgtattttccagatttttctttaGAGGTTTATTCTGATAGAATAGATTCTAATAGATCAGAGTTTTGATGATAGAATTTGCAATAGCTTCAATGACACCCAATAGTTTACCCAGTCATTTATAGAAGAGTAAATTGCAAATGCACAGAAACATGTCATACAAGGTATCTCACCTGTAGAACAACAACTATCCAGGTAAGTTTATTGTATCCTTGAAAAAATCCATTCTTTGACAGTTGTTCTCCATCATAAATGTATACACCCATCAGTCCAAATATGCTACCAAAAAATCCTGGAAGTACAAGATTGATTTAAAAGCTTTACgtgaaaaaaacatacaaacagGTTCCTTGTCCTCAAGGACTGCTCACAtatatctgattttaaaaataggacTGCCACTTGCAATACCATCACGTTCAAATGCAATCGGTGTTCagacaaatactttcttttaaaatctacGTTCCACACTTATAACAAGCTTTGACTGTTTCCATTAGGGCATTCTTATATACTTATCTTCCATTGCTTTCTACTGGAATGGGATGGCATATAGCAAAATTCACTTAAACACAATTTCAGTTTTCCTGAAACTAGTCATGACTGAAGGCTGAAGTCACACTAGAGTTGTTCAAGAAAACTTAGTTTTAACATGCACAATTTCAATAAATACTAGCAAGTTGTGAGTTGAGGTTTTGATCCCCTTCTCTATCCTCAAGTTTCAAACCATTATGGAcatgtaaaaatattaaaatataatcaaaatgCAGTTCTGCATTTATAACCATTTATAATTAAAACacagcaacaggaaaagaaaggaaaaaaatattgcttgtaCTCAGGCATTTTTGACCATACTAGTTTTTGACCAACTATCTaattacaaaaaaaccacaccatcTCCTGTTTTTATGGTACTTCATGACATTCTACCATACTCAGTACACAGCCCTGATCCACTAAGTGATCCTCATGACTTAATTCTACAGAACTATGGATTTATTCAAGAGTCCGTACTGTGGTGCTGGAAAGTTCAAATTCTGCTGAGGCATTTATTCAAATATGCAATAAAGAATTATTGCCTACAGGTGAAGACTAGAGGGATTCCATTAGAGAAAGAAGGGCAACTCCaacaagaatcacagaatcctgcATAAGATAACATTCTTCAGGAAATTTTCAATACAAATTCAATTGACAGATTCTGTACAAACTTACAGACACTCTATAAGCAAATTAAATGAAGAACTAGGTTGAGATCAGAAAGCAACTGCTAAAATTCTATCTAGCAGAGTCTATACTTTTGGTTTTAAAAGTACACTTATGCAGAATACTAAAATGTTGGTGATACtatttatctatatatatacacatatagataTTTTGCACCTTTATCTTAATTCTTCAGAATGCGGTATCTGTAAGAGATGACTAAAATTAAACTTACCAAGCTGAATGTTTCTGATCCACACAGATTGCttagtttcctttaaaattttctcaaaataaacCCCAGCAAATCCACTAGAAAAGCATGCTATAAGAACTGCGATCAGGCCTACAAATTGAGATCCTGCTGAATGTTCCTTAGCAGCTGTTGCTTGAGAGTCTGAAGGCCACTGGATGTAAAAACAGTTATACAGAATTCACTGATAAAATCAAGTCATGAGCATctataaaatgcaaatttgttTTTAGCAACTGTAACAGTTACTAAATACAGACAATCACATGCTGGTCAATTTAAAGGACTGAAAAgccataatttttctttctacatattTGTAAGGAGTAAAATTGTGCCTGGACTGGGAGAATACCCATCAATTTAAATAGGTCCAGAATTTATGTTTTATAAGCCATAACTGTTTCTCTATCCCAGCATGACTTATCGTGTTCATTCAGTCACCATCTTTTGCCACCAAAGTTAGTTACCTTACAAATATAAGCACACTTAGAAAACCACTTACACTAGCTGTCTTTAAGATGGGATGAACTGCCTTTTGCATGTGCCTCTCTTCAGTGATTATGCAGATGACTAAAACAAGCTGAAATTTATGAAGCTAAATCCTGCATTATCTAATGCTAACAGAATAAAATGCAATGCCATAGACAAAAACATACTGAAGAGTCTGATAGTTATTATCAGAATGTTTTGTTCTCATTTCTcattattaaattttaaaattctatcaAATTAAATCCTCAgagtttttttcaaattcttaagttttaaaatgaagatgtCTAGGATATGCTAAAATCTGCTAAAAATTCTTACAATATTCTCTTATCCCATGATTCTGGCCTCTGAAAAGTACAAGATACTGTACCTGCAGTATTTAGAACAGAGGCCAAGTTTGCCTCTTGAAAAAGTTCAAGTAAATTTGCCATGCATAAAGTGTATCACAAGGTGAGCAGCACGACCATGCTGGCACAGAAGATCTGTGAATCCCTAATGTCTTAAGAAGTGTGCTAATAAATACTGCTATCACTGTTACTTGCAGGTTGCTTCAGCGGACCTGTCACATTCTGCAATAGAGCACTGGGACAAGAAAGAGGTGTTATCTTTTGCCTTTGAACCATTTCTGGTGTCTTCTAGCCCTGGCCAGTAGTGATTCATGGTTCCTGACCATAGTCTGGTGCTCATGTGCAGCTGGTAgaaactgaaagctttttaatCAGTATAGAAACGCACATTCCTTAAATAAACACGTTAAATAAACAGAAACCGCCTGTAAAAATTTACCTGCACAAATGCCACTCCTGTCATCAATATTACTAACGAAAGCCACTGGTACACACCCAATTTCTTGCTCAACATGGACACAGAAAACAATGCTGTGGTAAGAATTTTCAGTTGATATGTAACCTAGAAGAACCCAGAAACAGTTACTACCACATAATTCATGGGTTTCTTTGAAACTTCCAGAGAAATTCAAATGTACAATACCTGGTATGTGGCTGCATCTAGGTTTGACAATGCTACATACAGCAAGTTATTCTGAAGTGTATAAATTCCTGAAGGAATAGCAAGTTTAAGAGTTTCCATGGGTTTATTAAGGATTTCATCATGTAGCACTCTGTTCAGAGTCCGCAAATTGCACTCTACccaaagaaacaataaaagaaatagaCATTTActtaaagggaggaaaaaaaaccaaaccaaaaccaaagataGCTATCACTGCTATCAAGACTTCAAAACACTATGTTTGTTTGACTTTCACGAACCTCATATATGTAAGAAAAAAGACACTGCAAAGTGTCTTCCTGTAGCCTAGAATACTAGAACTAGAACAATTATTCAAAATACTTTAAGTAAAATTAATTGAAACCATATCGATATTTGAAGATGATACGTTACAGAGTATCACCTAAAAAATGCACATGTAGGAGCTTAGAGAGTCATCAATATTTATGCACATACAATGATATTTTTAAGCTGTTGAAGATCAAATATACGTTCCAAGGAACTGGACAAATTCAGTATAAAATGTACAAAATAAGAACTCGAGTAAATCTGAACATACTTTTTTTGAGTTTAAAAGTGTGCTTCTTGCTGTAGTAATGAAATTGCTTCCTCCCTTCGGCATCTCCGGTTTATTACAGGCTTCTAAATGCACTCATGCTTTGGACACActtaaagcttttcattttttcctacttctaCATATGAATTTCTTAAAATGCCTGAGCAAACATAGGCTTCAAGCTTTTAGTAGAAAATTTATTCTTGCACTCCTCAGCATCCACATTCTTTAAAGAGAACTCTCTTCAACAAAAATACAACATCTTCTGTCACGTGTTGAGGAGTGAAGTATGATTAGTGTCTTTCCAAGACTATTTCTTACATAAGAAGGGAAATGCTTTGTTGTATGCCTATACTCACATGGCTGATTTGCAGTTGCCACTACAATACAGCATATTGATTAGGAAAATTACTTGGTGCAAAATTTGACACATACTGCTGTCTTTGTAGACCAACAGAACACAGGCCAAAATCTTCAGAAGTTCAGCAATAACTACTGCAGTAGAGGATAAGTAACGAGGTCCTTCTTCTTTGAGTGTTCGAGAATAACGCATGGTCAAGACTAAACTTGTGGTCTGAAAAACCAGGATGCCCAAGGAAAGGTATTTTAAATTGGTAGacatttcttcacttttttcttcctgaaacagaaaaaagaaaccacaaacccaaacccagGCTTAGAAGGTAATATTGCAGATAGATGTTTCCCTTAGGAATCAGCATATTAAAATACGTTGCCCAGGGAGCTCaaccaaaggaaaacaacaaaccTAATGTGATATTTAAAGgtattaaagaaaaaggagattaacagtttaaaaatgtttttcaaatacatGATTACAAATGGAGAAGCATATCAGAATATTACGAGAAGTAATAACTAATAGAGAAATGAAGTATTTCTTATCTGTCACAATAATAAAGTAAATAAGGACTATTAACTGATAATTAGCTTTCCAATAATAGGTTTCACAAAACAAATCTCCCAAGTTAAATCAATCATGGATTTCTTTATGTAGGTGAAGGCTCAGAAGgtattttcaaagtgaaaaagccCCACTCTGTGGTACTGCATACCCAGTACCCCTGCTGCAATGAGTTATTCCCAGAATTAAGAGATCTTCTCACTCTTCCACCTCTCCAAAGTTTTACAGGTTGCAGCCTCTGCCTTGCCAGACGACACAGTGTCAGCATAGGACAGGGTGAGAGTTGGGCTGTTTTATATGAAACTGAGAGGTATGCCCAACaccaaaggaaaaggagagttGTGGGAAAGCAGGGTTGGATAGGAAAACATGGGATGGAGGAGCTGCAAGGAAGACAGCACTAAACCTGTCCTACTGATTATCCTGCTCAGAAAAAATTAGTTGAATATAGATAACTAGATGACTGCATCTACTTTCTCATAATGCACTGACTACCACAAACCTTTCATTAGTAAAGCTGTATGATCCTTATCTCTACGATGAACTTTCACCAAGCTAATATGGTTTTCTTTGGCCTTTGTCACCAATTAAACCATTAATTTAGTGCAAGACACTACAAGAGAAAGCAATTCTCATTTTGCAAGCATaatatattaaaaggaaatgaaaaatgcgTAACTGCTATTCAAAATATTGTATAATTTTCTGCTATTCTTCATATTAAGTATGAAGAATTTCCATATGCACAGAAATTAATGCTttctataaaaaattaattactacTGCCTTCACTGCCCGCATATTCAAAACCAGCAGTGTTTTATAATGCTAAACTAAAATCAAATCACTAAcagttaaaaaatatgttttaaagtaaaagaaaaacagtaacaagTCAAGACAATGAATGCAGTTCTCACTTCTAGAAGTCTAGAGATGGCATAAGGAGTACTTATTTGATGCATATGCCAGAGCTGTCCCTATGCATGTTTTACATCTA carries:
- the SLC35A3 gene encoding UDP-N-acetylglucosamine transporter isoform X2 — its product is MSTNLKYLSLGILVFQTTSLVLTMRYSRTLKEEGPRYLSSTAVVIAELLKILACVLLVYKDSKCNLRTLNRVLHDEILNKPMETLKLAIPSGIYTLQNNLLYVALSNLDAATYQVTYQLKILTTALFSVSMLSKKLGVYQWLSLVILMTGVAFVQWPSDSQATAAKEHSAGSQFVGLIAVLIACFSSGFAGVYFEKILKETKQSVWIRNIQLGFFGSIFGLMGVYIYDGEQLSKNGFFQGYNKLTWIVVVLQALGGLVIAAVIKYADNILKGFATSLSIILSTLISYFWLQDFVPTSVFFFGAVLVIAATFLYGYDPKPAGNPIKA
- the SLC35A3 gene encoding UDP-N-acetylglucosamine transporter isoform X1, translating into MYSARRMHNKLKNKRKSKEEKSEEMSTNLKYLSLGILVFQTTSLVLTMRYSRTLKEEGPRYLSSTAVVIAELLKILACVLLVYKDSKCNLRTLNRVLHDEILNKPMETLKLAIPSGIYTLQNNLLYVALSNLDAATYQVTYQLKILTTALFSVSMLSKKLGVYQWLSLVILMTGVAFVQWPSDSQATAAKEHSAGSQFVGLIAVLIACFSSGFAGVYFEKILKETKQSVWIRNIQLGFFGSIFGLMGVYIYDGEQLSKNGFFQGYNKLTWIVVVLQALGGLVIAAVIKYADNILKGFATSLSIILSTLISYFWLQDFVPTSVFFFGAVLVIAATFLYGYDPKPAGNPIKA